Within the Gemmatimonadota bacterium genome, the region ACGATGGTCCTCCCTTTTGGGAATGGGTGGTAAGGAATAAGCGCAGGAAGAATAACATGAAGATGCCCTGGTAAGCAAATAAATTTTTTATTCGGCGCTACTTGAGGTAGAGTAGCCGTTGCGTCTGTACCCCGCCAGGATAGCTCAGACGTGCGATGTAGATCCCCGTCGATAGTGAGACGCCCCGCTGGTCGAGGACATCCCACCGAATCTGGTAGGAGCCAGCAGCCTGGGACTGATCCACCAATGTGCGTACCGGCTGACCCAGCACATTGTAGATCACCAGTTGCACCGGACCGGGGCTGGACAGGTGGTAGGTAATCAGGGTGGCGCTGCCGTTTTCCACCTGTTGCGCCGTCGTATGCGGTTCCACAGGAGGCGTCGCGCCGAGAGGGAGTTCACATTCTGCCAGGGCGGGAGGCGCATTGGAAAAGACGCCGGCCAGTACGAGCAGTCCGACAACGGGAATGGTGAGTAATGTTCGAGTTTTCTTCACGATGGTCCTCCTTCTTGGAATGGGTGGTAAGGAATAAGCGCAGGAAGATGGGGTTGAAACTTCTACACTATCCACTAAAGCAGGGTAACTTCAGACATTCTTTTAATATGGGAAGCAAGTAATCACCCTCTCAAGAAACGATTGTGTTGATGGATAGCTGGTATATCATTAACACTACCCTTTAGCATGCAATAACTATGCCAATTTGGATTTCTACAAATAATTTTATTCATAAAAGATTATTTCTAATAAAGATATATTTTTTTTATTCTAAAAAAAACCAACCCGCATTTTAGATCTTTCTCACTATATATGGTGAAAAAAAACGATATATGGTCACTGTCGTGTTTTTGGCTTATAGTCTTTCTGCTTTATACCACACAACTTGAGTTTTAATATTAGCGAAACACTTATGAAACCTGCTGGAAATATAATAAGCGTACGTTTGACCATTATTTCCGCGTTGTTTCAGGGTAAGCGGGCGACCACAGGGGGTCGCCCCTACAAATCACAATATTACCGTAGAGGACGGCCCCTGTGCCGTCCCGGTTCTTGTCGTACAAAATACAGGTCATAACCATGAATGAAGGAAGCCGCGAATACGTGCTGAATGCCGCGTCAGAACACGGGGTCAAATTTATCAGGCTCTGGTTTACGGATATTTTGGGATTTCTAAAGAGTGTCGCCATTCCCGTTGAGCAACTCGATGGCGCTTTGACCGAGGGGATCGGTTTTGATGGGTCGTCCGTAGAGGGTTTTGCGCGCATTGACGAGAGCGATATGATCGCAATGCCCGATCCCAATACTTTTCAGGTGCTGCCTTTTCGTCCTCAAGAAGGCGGTACGGTTGCGCGTATGTTTTGCGATATTCTCCAGCCGGGGGGCAAACCATATCGGGGAGATCCGCGCTGGGTGCTGAAAAAGAATTTGAGACGCGCAGGCGATATGGGTTTTGCGTTTTACGTCAGTCCAGAGATGGAGTTTTTCTATTTTGAAAAACCCGAGGTTCCTCTCAAGGGTTTGGATGAGGGGGGCTATTTTGATCAGACGTCTCTGGATGTGGCGAGCGATTTGCGCCGGGATACGGTGTTGACGCTGGAGAAGATGGGGATTGAGGTGGCGTCCAGTCATCACGAGGACGCGCCGAGCCAGCACGAGATCGATTTGCTTTATACCGATGCGCTGACGATGGCGGACAATGCGATGACCTACCGTTTGGTGGTGAAGGAGATTGCGGTGAAACACGGCGTTTGGGCGACGTTTATGCCCAAGCCCATTTTTGGCGTCAATGGCAATGGTATGCACACGAATATGTCGCTGTTCAGGGGAGAGAATAACGCGTTTTACGATGCTGAAGATGAATACCATCTGTCGGATACGGCGCGGTATTTTATTGCGGGCTTGCTCAGACATGCCTGTGAGATAACGCTGGTGACCAATCAGTGGGTGAATTCGTATAAGCGGTTGGTGCCGGGTTATGAAGCGCCTTTGTACACGACGTGGTCGGTGGTCAACCGATCGGATCTGGTGCGCGTGCCGGCCTATTCTCTGGATAAGGAGAGTACTACGCGCATCGAATACCGGTCGCCCGATCCGGCCTGCAATCCCTATCTGGCATTTGCAATTATGCTATCTGCGGGGTTGGAGGGTGTTGAAAAGCGCTATGACGTGCCACCGCCTATGGAAAAAAATGTGGCTGAGATGTCCCGTGTTGAACGGGAGGAAGCGGGTATTAAGACTCTGCCTCTGGATCTGTCACAGGCTATTGATCTCGCCGAGGGTAGCGATTTGCTTCGCGATGCCCTGGGCGATCACATTTTTGAGAAGTTTATTGCGAATAAGAAGATCGAATGGGCCAATTACAGGGCGCAGGTGACGGGTTACGAACTGGATCAACATCTCAAAATTTTGTGAGGTGCAGGGATGGGAAAAAAACGCAGGCCGTGTCCCCGCGGGCTTTACGACGGGTGCCCGATTCCACGGGAGTTGTGTAGCGAAGATTACGCGCGCACAGGTGAGTGGCATTGTCTGAAGTTTTTGCGCGAGTTTGAGTGGTTTGTGTTTGGTACTTCTGGGGAAGATGCCGCGCCAGAGTCTCTCAGGACGGGAGAAGAAATTGTGTCGCTGGAGGATTTGATGCGGGTGCTGGAGGGGATGGACGATGGGTGATGGTTCAGGCCGTTTTCTAAAGGCGTGTCGTCGCGAGTGTGTGGATGCGACGCCTGTCTGGTTTATGCGTCAGGCCGGGCGGTATATGAAGGCTTACTGGACGTATCGCGATCGCTATCGTTTTCTCGATATGGTGAAGACGCCCGAGATCTCTACGGCGATTACGATGCAACCCGTGAACGCCTATGATGTGGATGCTGCGATTATTTTTCAGGATTTGCTGCCGATTCTCGAGTCGATGGGTTTGGATCTGGACTATTTAAAGGGCGAAGGTCCGGTTATTCACAATCCGATTCGCACGGTGGCAGATATCGATGCGTTGACCGTGAGTCCCGCCGAAGAGGCGATGCCTTATGCCGGTGATGCCATTCGGATGGCTGTCGCAGAACTCAATGGTCGCGTTCCGCTGATCGGTTTTGCGGGGGCGCCTTTTACGCTGGTTTGTTATGCGGTGGAGGGTGGTTCGTCGCGCAATTACGAGATTGCCAAGGGGTTGATGTATGGCGAGCCTGCGCAA harbors:
- the hemE gene encoding uroporphyrinogen decarboxylase, whose translation is MGDGSGRFLKACRRECVDATPVWFMRQAGRYMKAYWTYRDRYRFLDMVKTPEISTAITMQPVNAYDVDAAIIFQDLLPILESMGLDLDYLKGEGPVIHNPIRTVADIDALTVSPAEEAMPYAGDAIRMAVAELNGRVPLIGFAGAPFTLVCYAVEGGSSRNYEIAKGLMYGEPAQWHRLMDMMATAIGDYLIAQVRAGAGALQVFDSWVGALSPADYREYVLPHSQKAIAIAKEEVDVPLIHFGTGTAGILELLKEAGGDVIGVDWRVDIDLAWRRLGDDVGVQGNLDPVVLFAPFEEIERQTRRILDSVRGKPGHIFNLGHGILQRTPVEHVRKLVDFVHEYTAQ
- a CDS encoding glutamine synthetase family protein; amino-acid sequence: MNEGSREYVLNAASEHGVKFIRLWFTDILGFLKSVAIPVEQLDGALTEGIGFDGSSVEGFARIDESDMIAMPDPNTFQVLPFRPQEGGTVARMFCDILQPGGKPYRGDPRWVLKKNLRRAGDMGFAFYVSPEMEFFYFEKPEVPLKGLDEGGYFDQTSLDVASDLRRDTVLTLEKMGIEVASSHHEDAPSQHEIDLLYTDALTMADNAMTYRLVVKEIAVKHGVWATFMPKPIFGVNGNGMHTNMSLFRGENNAFYDAEDEYHLSDTARYFIAGLLRHACEITLVTNQWVNSYKRLVPGYEAPLYTTWSVVNRSDLVRVPAYSLDKESTTRIEYRSPDPACNPYLAFAIMLSAGLEGVEKRYDVPPPMEKNVAEMSRVEREEAGIKTLPLDLSQAIDLAEGSDLLRDALGDHIFEKFIANKKIEWANYRAQVTGYELDQHLKIL
- a CDS encoding T9SS type A sorting domain-containing protein, which codes for MKKTRTLLTIPVVGLLVLAGVFSNAPPALAECELPLGATPPVEPHTTAQQVENGSATLITYHLSSPGPVQLVIYNVLGQPVRTLVDQSQAAGSYQIRWDVLDQRGVSLSTGIYIARLSYPGGVQTQRLLYLK